The genomic interval GACCAGGTCAACCTGCACAAACTGGACCTGATGGACAAGGAAATAAAGTCAGAGATGAGGGACAAGATGGCCTCCTATGAGGTAAAGAAGATTGCCGAGGATAACAAGCGCAGCACGCTCTACAAGAAGAAGcccaaagaggaggagaaggatgaggaggaagaggacaactTCTCACCGGGAAAGACCTCCACGAACTCCAAAGGACTCCGTGGGGACACTTCTACCCCCAAGAAACCTACCCGGAGCTACGGCCTCTCTGGCAGGTTGAATCTTTCCACggccctggagagagacaaaaacacCAGCATTGATGAGTGGCTGAACAGTGTCAGACCTCcccagaggaggcaggagggggcagagagagccaTACCTGGATCCTCCAGCACACTCAGCGAGGGAGAAGACGAGGACGAGGATTTCACTTCACCGTACCAGTTCAGACGCCGGGCCGACACAGAATCGAGTCCAGACCACAGCCCTGAACCATATCACCCAGCCAGACGATCGCCTCTAGACATGAGCTTGAAGGAGTCAAACTCTTACAGCAGAGCTGGGGGGTCAAACTCTTACAgcagagctgggggggaggagggagacgagaGCCAACCGGAGTATTCAGCCAAGAGAAAGTTCACCAATTACTCTCAGTACAGGGAACcccaggatgggagaggaggaggagagggggaggagagcgggaggagaggggggggagagaaggaggaggagagtgatgtGGCTGCGTTCATCCGCCAAACCAGACAGAGGTCCAGAGCTCAGGCTGCAGCAGAGCTGGAGAACGATGATGTCATCGCCTCTTGGAGAGCTCAACTGGAGTCACATAGTCACAGAAGCAGGGATCTGGAGGACTGAAATGATGGAAATCACAGCGGGTGGCAAACtgctgtttttttgttgttattttagACTGATAACATAAAGGCAAATGCCAGAGATACAGTGGTTAGTTCACAGTATTAAAGGTCCATGCTCATCTTACAGGGAATATGTAGAGCTAACTGTAtaattgaataaaaacattaaAATATCTTTGGTTAATGATGAAGTATCGTATTGCATCTTTATAGCTCACCAGGACAGCAGTGTATCCCTACACAACACATTGGTTCCTCCTTTCAAACTGAATGAATTAACTCAATTGGAAATCCTGTATTTTGAAAGAACAAATTTACAGCTAAATAAACTTCAAatcaacatacagttaggtccataaatatttggacattgacacaattttcatcattttggctctgtataccaccacaatggatttgaaatgaaacaatgtgtgctttaagtgcagactttcagctttaatttcagggtatttacatccaaatcaggtgaacggtgtaggaattacaatacattttatatgtgccccccccctttttaagggaccaaaagtaagtggacaattggctgctcagctgttccatggccaggtgtatgttattccctcatgggagttcgttatttcattgacaaggagcagataaaaggtctagagttcatttcaagtatggtatttgtgtttggaatctgttgctgtcaactctcaatatgaagtccaaagagctgtcaccatcagtgaagcaagccatcgttaggctgaaaaatcaaaacaaacctatcagagagatagcaaaaacattaggtgtggctcaatcaactgtttggtacattcttaaaaagaaagaacgcactggtgagctcagcaacaccaaaagacccggaagaccacggaaaacaactgtggtggatgacagaagaattctgttgaagaaaaaccccttcacaacagttggccagatcaagaacactctccaggaggtaggcgtatctgtgtcaaagtcaaaaattaagagaagacttcaccagagtaaatacagagggttcaccacaagatgtaaaccattggtgagtctcaaaaacaggaagaccagattagagtttgccaaaaaacatctaaaagaccctgtacagttctggaacaacatcctatggacagatgagaccaagatcaacttgtaccagaatgatgggaagagaagagtatggagaagggaaggaactgctcatgatccaaagcataccacctcatcagtgaagcatggtggaggtagtgttatggcgtgggcatgtatggctgccaatggaactggttcccttgtatttattgatgatgtgactgctgacaaaagcagtaggatgaattttgaagtgtttctggcaatattatctgctcagattcagccaaatgcttcagaactcataggacggcgcttcacagtgcagatggacaatgacccgaagcatactgcgaaagcaaccaaagagttttttaaggcaaagaagtggaatgttctgcaatggccaagtcaatcacctgacctaaatccaattgagcatgcatttcacttgctaaagacaaaactgaagggaaaatgccccaagaacaagcaggaactgaagacagttgcagtagaggcctggcagagcatcaccagggacgaaacccagcgtctggtgatgtctatgggttccagacttcaggctgtcattgactgcaaaggatttgcaaccaagtattaaaagtgacaattagatttatgattatgttagtttgtccaattatttttggtcccttaaaaagggggggggcacatataaaatgtgttgtaattcctacaccgttcacctgatttggatgtaaataccctgaaattaaagctgaaagtctgcacttaaagcacatcttgattgtttcatttcaatatttatggacctaactgtaaacatTCTTTTTCATCCTGTGCTCATAGACCTGTTTGGATGTTTAAATTGAGATGAAGTggagattttttttattgtttttattgtcaGCTCAACATGGTTCAACATCTTTATACATGTAGATTTAGAATTGGACACAATCATACATGAGGATAAGTGCTTTAAaatattatattttttattcaAATCTATTTTCTAAATAAAGGTCCAGTAAACATAAAGGTGTATGTAAAGGATGTACTTCACTTCCTTTGGTCTCTGGCCTTCTGATTGGCTAGACAAGGGTTCATAGTGTCTGGCCTTGGCCATGTCAGCCTCCAGTCCATCCCCcagctcagccccccagcctctagcGGCGAGGCCTGGTCAGTCCATCCCCcagctcagccccccagcctctagcGGCGAGGCCTGGTCAGTCCATCCCCcagctcagccccccagcctctaccatCCCCcagctcagccccccagcctccagtccaTCCCCcagctcagccccccagcctctagcGGCGAGGCCTGGTCAGTCCATCCCCcagctcagccccccagcctctaccatCCCCCAGCTCAGCCCCCCAACCTCTAGCGGCGAGGCCTGGTCAAGACCAGGTTCCGGAGCGTTCTCGCTTGCGACGGACGATGGCGGCGACGTCCTGTTTGAGTGCCGCCACGctctgctccagctcctccGAGAACACCTTCAGCTGAGCagcctgctcacacacatacagcctgaGAGCCTGCAGGCCAGCATCCTCctggaacacgcacacacagttggGAAACATAACCCCACAGTATTGTATATtcaaacagcagacagacagacagtattgTGTATtcaaacagcagacagacagacagtattgTATATTCAAACAGCAGACAGAGTGTTGGCATGGTTACACTGGGTCGGTGCCTACGCAGCCCCTGCAGCAGAGCCCTGACGGAGGTCATGCTGTGGTAGAAGACCTTCAGGGAGCGGCCCAGCTCCACCTCACAGCTGGAGCGCTGGCTGCTCCTCTCAGCCTGGCTCCTCTCAGCCTGGCTCCTCTCAGCCTGGCTCCTCTCAGCCTGGCTCCTCTCAGCCTGGCTCCTCTCAGCCTGGCTCCTCTCAGCCTGGCTCCTCTCAGCCTGGCTCCTCTCAGCCTggccacgcacacactcacaccctggtggtgggggggggggggggattaatgTAACAAGTTGCaagttgagtgtgtgagtgtgtgagtgtgtgtgtgtgtgtgtgtgtgagtgtgtgtgagtgtgtgtgtgagctctacCATGCTTGGCCATGCTGAGCTGGTCTCTGAGGGAGCTGTTGTCCTTCCTCAGGGCCTCCAGGTCCCGCTGCAGAGAGTccacagtctacacacacacacacacacacacacacacacacacacacacacacacacacacacacacacacttagagagAGTCACACTTAGAGTccacagtctacacacacacacacacacacacacacacttagagagAGTCAAACTTAGAGTccacagtctacacacacacacacacacacacacttagagagAGTCACACTTAGAGTccacagtctacacacacacacacacacttagagagAGTCACAGTTAGAGTccacagtctacacacacacacacacacacacacactaagtgaAACTGTGAGGCATCAGTACTGACGCAGACAGCGGGTGTGTCAGAGGCCTGGTCGATGATGAAGCTTCCTTCTGGAGtcgtccccaccccctccagacaccacgccagctccacacacccctctaggTAGGAAACAACCacattacgtgtgtgtgtgtgcgtctccgtGTGCGTGACTGTGTGAGAAAGCCCATCCACATCATAAGACACCCAGGCAGACCCCTAGGCCAAGCCCATCATGTGCCCAGTCAAGGTGACTTGCCCTTCCCAGGCTAGTCCCAGGCTCACCCTGCAGGCCCCAAAGCTCCAGCACCAGGGCGCTGGTCTGCAGGTGCTccagcagggcaggggaggtCTGCAGGGAGGTGAAGTGGATCCTCTGGTCCAGCAGGGGGTTGACGTTGTGCCACACGGCTGGCGTGAACAGCTGCACACAGTCAAACATCTGGAACCTGGGAgggaagagcaggaggaagaggagggagggttgaggaggagggggggttgaggaggaagaggatggagggttgaagaggagggagggttgaggaggagggagggttgaggaggaggagggttgaggaggaggaggatggagagttgaggaggatggagggttgaggaggagggagggttgaggaggagggagggttgaggaggagggagggtttaggagggggggttgaggaggagggagggttgaggaggagggagggttgaggaggagggagggttgaggaggagggagggttgaggaggaggaggatggagggttgaagaggagggagggttgaggaggagggagggttgaggaggaggaggatggagagttgaggaggatggagggttgaggaggatggagggttgaggaggatggagggttgaggaggagggagggttgaggaggatggagggttgaggaggagggagggttgaggaggatggagggttgaggaggagggagggttgaggaggaggaggatggagggttgaggaggatggagagttgaggaggatggagggttgaggaggaggaggatggagggttgaggaggatggagagttgaggaggatggagggttgaggaggatggagggttgaggaggagggagggttgaggaggagggagggttgaggaggaggaggatggagggttgaggaggatggagagttgaggaggatggagggttgaggaggaggaggatggaggaggatggagggttgaggaggatggagggttgaggaggagggagggttgaggaggaggaggatggagggttgaggaggatggagagttgaggaggatggagggttgaggaggaggaggatggaggaggatggagggttgaggaggaggacagaatggaggagaacaggaaggtGTTGAGGATGAGGATGCATTATGGCCCCCTGCTGTAGCGCCCAGATCACCTCTCCAGACCCCTTCCAGCCCGGTCCTCTTACCCAATCTGGACCCCCCTGTCCCTGGCCTGGCGGAGCCAGCGCAGGCCGCAGCACTGGTCCAGAACCAGCTGGAAGTCCAGACGGCGACCCAGCAGCTCTGAGGGGTCGATGAGGATGTCCTCTTCTGACAgggacctgaggggggggggggggggggggggggggggagggggaggaggggagagaaggaagggggaggcagttAAAGGAaatgaaggagaagaggaatggAGGTAGAGGATGAGGGAAACAGAAAAGTAGGAAGGaagaatgtgtctgtgtttgtttgtgtatgtgttaccCACAATCCTGTGGGGCTGCAGGGGATGAGCTGGGCCTGCACGATAGCTTCCTCTGTGCCCTCTGACCCcagcacctgaacacacacacaagttagtTTTTCTATCTTAGTGGccaacctctgtgtgtgtgtgtctctgacctCCAGCTGTTCATCCAGGGCGATGCGGAAGGCCAGAGACTGGAGCCAGAGGTGGGCCTTCCCCAGGAGCAGAGGCTCCACAGGGTCCCAGAAAGGGTCCCTCTCCCTGGGCACGGGCCCCACCGCTCCCCCGCCCTCAGCCTGGTGCTGCTGGTACAGCTCCTCCATCAGGTACTTACGGTTCACAAATTTACTCTTGGACCACAGCCAAACCTGGAGGACAGAGCACAGATCAGCaggctagacacacacacgcacacacgcacacacgcacaggtttGGGATGTCTGACCTGTCTGTTCTTGAGGGACGTGACCCTGACAGCGATGTCCTTCTCAAGGTCATGACCTCTGGCATCTGACAGCGCCAGATTCTTGATCTCCAGCTTAAACTCCACCTCCTAGTGAAAGACACTATATGTAAACTCCACCCcttgttaaacacacacatttctgtgtgtgtgtgtgtgtgtctgtgtgtgtgtgtgtgtgtgtgtcaccttgtgGAGTTCCTGGCTCATCTGGTTAGCCTCGGCCACCATGGGCATCAGTTTGATGTAGTCATAGAAGACAGCCAGGAGACTGGGGTCTGTCTGACCTGAGACACCACTGggctctcctacacacacacacacacacacacacacacacacacacacacacacacacacacacacacacacacacacacacagatgtgcagacaggcaggcagtaagacagacaggcagacaggcagacagacagacagacagacagacaggcaggcaggcaggcaggcaggcaggcagctgtAGTTTTCTGTATcttttatttacttatttactaccactctgctctctctgtttccatctcacttctttccccctcctcacccctcaccctctccccctcctcacctcctcctcacccctcacccNNNNNNNNNNNNNNNNNNNNNNNNNNNNNNNNNNNNNNNNNNNNNNNNNNNNNNNNNNNNNNNNNNNNNNNNNNNNNNNNNNNNNNNNNNNNNNNNNNNNNNNNNNNNNNNNNNNNNNNNNNNNNNNNNNNNNNNNNNNNNNNNNNNNNNNNNNNNNNNNNNNNNNNNNNNNNNNNNNNNNNNNNNNNNNNNNNNNNNNNGAGGAGGATGTGGGAGTCGTGGGACCAGAAGGTCGTGTTCCTGCCCACCTGTCGGCGTAGCGCAGCGTGGAGAGAGACTCCTCGTAGCAGATATCAGCTGGGCTCAGCGTGGCAATCTGAGGACACACATCCAGTCAGACCAGCAGATCACTACATCTCCACCCAGACCAGTACATCGCtacacctccacccagaccagTACATCGCtacacctccacccagaccagTACATCGCtacacctccacccagaccagTACATCGCtacacctccacccagaccagTACATCGCtacacctccacccagaccagcACATCGCtacacctccacccagaccagTACATCGCtacacctccacccagaccagcACATCGCtacacctccacccagaccagTACATCACtacacctccacccagaccagTACATCGCtacacctccacccagaccagTACATCACtacacctccacccagaccaACACATCGCtacacctccacccagaccagcACATCACtacacctccacccagaccaTCTGGTCATGTTAAGTGAATGTAACCTTCAAGAAAAGTGTAGTTAtgtggtagttaatgtaaccttcatgTAAAGTGCTGTCAAATATTCCATAAGATCACGCCCCCACACCAAAGTGACAACATaaggagtgtgtgagcgtgacaacatgaggtgtgtgagcgtgacaacatgaggagtgtgtgagcgtgacaacatgaggagtgtgtgagcgtgacaacatgaggagtgtgtgagcgtgacaacatgaggagtgtgtgagcgtgacaacatgaggagtgtgtgagcgtgacaacatgaggagtgtgtgagcgtgacaacatgaggagtgtgtgagcgtgacaacatgaggagtgtgtgagtgtgacaacatgaggagtgtgtgagtgtgacaacatgaggtgtgtgagcgtgacaacatgaggtgtgtgagcgtgacaacatgaggagtgtgtgagcgtgacaacatgaggagtgtgtgagcgtgacaacatgaggagtgtgtgagtgtgacaacatgaggtgtgtgagcgtgacaacatgaggtgtgtgagcgtgacaacatgaggagtgtgacaacatgagtgtgtgagcgtgacaacatgaggagtgtgtgagcgtgacaacatgaggagtgtgacaacatgaggagtgtgtgagcatgacaacatgaggagtgtgtgagcgtgacaacatgaggagtgtgtgaacgtgacaacatgaggagtgtgtgagcgtgacaacatgaggagtgtgacaacatgagtgtgtgagcgtgacaacatgaggagtgtgtgagcgtgacaacatgaggagtgtgacaacatgaggagtgtgtgagcgtgacaacatgaggagtgagtgtgttgagcgtgacaacatgaggagtgtgtgagcggtgacaacatgaggagtgtgtgagcgtgacaacatgaggagtgtgtgagcgtgacaacatgaggagtgtgtgagtgtgacaacatgaggtgtgtgagcgtgacaacatgaggtgtgtgagcgtgacaacatgaggagtgtgtgagcgtgacaacatgaggagtgtgtgagcgtgacaacatgaggagtgtgtgagtgtgacaacatgaggtgtgtgagcgtgacaacATTAGTGTGTGAGCGGACACATGAGGAGTGTGACaacatgagtgtgtgagcgtgacaacatgaggagtgtgtgagcgtgacaacATGAGGAGTGTGACAACATGAGGAGAGTGTGAGCGTGACAACATGAGGAGAGTGTGAACGTGAcaacatgaggagtgtgtgaacGTGACAACAtgaggtgtgtgagcgtgacaacatgaggagtgtgtgagcgtgacaacatgaggagtgtgtgagtgtgacaacatgaggagtgtgtgagcgtgacaacatgaggagtgtgtgagcgtgacaactgaggagtgtgtgagcgtgacaacatgaggagtgtgtgagcgtgacaacatgaggagtgtgtgagcgtgacaacatgaggagtgtgtgagcgtgacaacatgaggagtgtggagcgtgacaacatgaggagtgtgtgagtgtgacaacatgaggagtgtgtgagtgtgacaacatgaggagtgtgtgagccgTGACAACATGAGGAGTGTGACAACAGACGTGCCATGAAGGTGCGGCTGTTTCCCCCCAGGGCAGCCTGCAGCAGCTTGGTGAGGACAGAGTCTCTGTAGGGGACATGGACCCCCCTCCTGCCCAGCGCCACGTCTGCCAGGgcactggggggagggggggagagatttggagaggagagagggatga from Osmerus eperlanus chromosome 21, fOsmEpe2.1, whole genome shotgun sequence carries:
- the kif28 gene encoding kinesin-like protein KIF28P; amino-acid sequence: MKASLAEMAGKDCVKVAVRVRPFNKRERDAGSVCVVSMASSSVTLQDPRGGPSRCFSFDHVYWSHSGFSREGGRYLAQEPGGRYADQACVFQDLGEGVLQSALQGYNATLLAYGQTGSGKSSTMLGHGPNPGLVPTLCHRLFHSLTQHQDSMQSQVFFSMLEIYNEQVVDLLCRGARAPGGLRVREEQHRGFYVEGLRRVPCDSAVQVEQLMEQGTRARTTATTHTNANSSRSHMLITLQLKQIFSRESITKQSFISLVDLAGSERQRGSGSEADRLKEGTAINLSLTTLGNVISALADVALGRRGVHVPYRDSVLTKLLQAALGGNSRTFMIATLSPADICYEESLSTLRYADRWAGTRPSGEPSGVSGQTDPSLLAVFYDYIKLMPMVAEANQMSQELHKEVEFKLEIKNLALSDARGHDLEKDIAVRVTSLKNRQVWLWSKSKFVNRKYLMEELYQQHQAEGGGAVGPVPRERDPFWDPVEPLLLGKAHLWLQSLAFRIALDEQLEVLGSEGTEEAIVQAQLIPCSPTGLSLSEEDILIDPSELLGRRLDFQLVLDQCCGLRWLRQARDRGVQIGFQMFDCVQLFTPAVWHNVNPLLDQRIHFTSLQTSPALLEHLQTSALVLELWGLQEGCVELAWCLEGVGTTPEGSFIIDQASDTPAVCTVDSLQRDLEALRKDNSSLRDQLSMAKHGCECVRGQAERSQAERSQAERSQAERSQAERSQAERSQAERSQAERSQAERSSQRSSCEVELGRSLKVFYHSMTSVRALLQGLRRHRPSEDAGLQALRLYVCEQAAQLKVFSEELEQSVAALKQDVAAIVRRKRERSGTWS